The stretch of DNA GACAAAACTGATCAGATGGGTATGGAAAATGAGTTAGCTATGACAAAGGAAGTTAGTGATGATGGTTCCTCGAGTGTCGAGGCTGGGGATTTAGAATCTCATTCTCGACTTAGTCTGGAGAGGGAGATGGGCTTGCCGAGTTGTCGAGTGTGCCAGTGTGTCAAGTCTGATAAACGGGGAGATGCTGCCCTATAGTTTTTTGGGTATCACCCCAGTTATAGAAAGGAAGAGGGAAGTAAAGTCTGATGGTGAGGGAATTCCAAAACATATgacaaataatcaaattattatttttccttaaaatttaaatagtcAAATGTGTTCTTGTGATTGTGATTGCAATTGCAATTGTGATTGCGTTTCTGTTTCTGATTGTAATTAAATTCTGATTGTAAAGGAACTAGACTGATTGTGATTGTGCAGTCCTTTTTTATCAATGTTGCttacaattctattttatcaattttttatgttaCTAAGTCAGCGTTGTGCGactaatttgtgtatttttgtaGGAGTGATAAAATGTTTAAACGtaagaaaattgatgtatttttgtgATAAAGtcttttatgaatttcaattacAATATTTTGTGCAAGACCCGTTGTACAAGATCCGCCACTGCTCTCGTTTCCTCTTAAATCCTATTCTGTCTTGTTTTTTTCTTAAcctaatcataataaaaatcaaaatggaTTCATTGAATGaatgataatattatataattgtatGTTTCAGATTTGACAAGGTAGTTGTAATGGTGGGGGGCGGTAGAATCAAGCTGAAAACGTGGCAGCAGGCGGCAGTGGCATTGGGTTCGGCGGTTGGGGCGCTTTTGGATCCTCGAAGAGCTGATTTGATAGCTGCTCTTGGTGAAACAACTGGAAAGCCCGCTTTTGAAAGGGTTCTTCAAAGGATGAAAACTTCCCCTGAAGGGAGGGTCAGTGAACACTTTTTCTTCCCTTTTTTAGCCTTTATTCATGTTTATCGTTTTTGTTCGTTAGACATGTTTGTTCTCCTTGCTCAATATGTTGTAAAAACTTTCCTCTTCTTATTGATGATGTTAAATGTTGAAAGCCCTTTGGAATTGGTTATTTATTAACAataatgttttatgttttggGGCAACAAAAAGTTTAGAGCTGCAAATAATAGAGTTTAAAGGTTATGCATTGTGTATGTAAACCAACTTTACACGTACATCCAATGAGAAGTCACTAATATGATATCTCAATTGTCAGCCCACTCTtgtaactaaatattaaaattaacaatatgaaGTGGAAAAATAATGAGTTCTCATTGGATGTCtgtataaaattgatttacaaGGTCACTTAATCTCCAAATAATAACCCACTATTGTTGTGATGAAAGGAGGAGTCTGGGATGTCTGCGAACCAACTCTTGTTGGCAACTTGGCAGTAAGTCAGTAACAATGTGTTGTAATTGTGAATGTGAAAGCATCCGCTACAACTCAGGAGACAATGCCAACATGGGAAAGGAATTTTAGACAGTCTTGGTTCCTTTGGGAATATTATGTGCTGTCACTAATTAGTCGAATTTCAAAACTCGCATCTAAAGATGACTGTTGCTTCGTTTCTTGGATACATGTATCGGCAAAGGTGTGGAAATTGCATTGATGAATATCTGTTTTATCAAGATCTGGGACTACAGTTTGATGtgaattatgtatttttgtgtaataGCATGTTGTTGTATCACAGCCTCATTTTTATTCTTGTTCCGTTGTTTTTTGTTCAGATCAGTTTCAAACTATAAATTGATGATGAGTGCCTGCTGTTTTAACTGTTTATAGAGCTCAGGAGATGTCTTCCCAACATAAACATCTTCTGTTGTTTTTATGATGTTAGGGATGAAGTTCTTGTCGTTTTTTGGGATTGCTCTCGAAGTTCTGTAGTGACTAGACaagttatattatatttatattattttgtaatttgtgACTTACATATGCACACTTCTATCTTATGCCAACCAACATGCAGTTAATGCACTTTGGACCCATTTAAACTTTTTGCATTAAATTAAGGCATCTTCAGATTGAAggattataacttaaaaaatcTTGATTGACAGGCAGTACTGTTGGAGCGGCCTCGTGTTATATCTGCAAATGTAGGACATGCTTGGGACCTGCCAGAAAATACATTTGGTGCCGCCTATGCTAGATTTATGGGATCCAGGAACTTTTCGCCAGATGATCGACCTCCTGTGCGGTTCATGGATACAGATGAGCTGGCCTATGTTGCCATGCGAGCTCGTGAAGTCCATGATTTCTGGCATACTCTTTTTGACCTTCCTACTAACTTGATTGGGGAGTCGGCACTGAAGGTAATTGAGTTTCGACAGATGTATCTTCCTATGTGCATGATGTCTGTCATAGGGGGCACAGCAAGATTCAGCAAAAAACAGAGAAAATTGTTTTATCAGCACTACTTTCCCTGGGCTGTTCGTGCTGGCACGCAGTGCACTGATCTAATGTGTGTATATTATGAGCAGCATTTTCATGAAGATTTGGAAGATGTTCGCAGAAAACTGGGAATTGTTCCGGTTCATGCTCCTTGACGGAATGCTTTTGAAGCTGATGAGTTGTATTGTTAATTTTCTGGGTAATAGTCGTATGGTGAAtaattcaatcaatttttttcttaatgatATCCAGCGTAACAGTTGTCTCTGAttagataattattataaaaatagttaacattgtatttatttttttaattaaaataatatttacttaaattaataattaatgaaacttaaattaataattaatgaaacttaaattaattatttaataaaaataaaaattattgaataataaaatgtagatttattattataaaaaatgttgacaaaaaaaataacgTGTGACATTATTTCACATTTACAAATTATAACTATCCATTCTCTCGGATAAGTAGACATGTCATTGTTAATTGATTAAATCTTATGTTTGTTTCTACTAAATATcactactaataaaaaaaattataattgaattaaGAAATTGGTACATGCAACACCAATTTCCCTTCATCATTTATAAAGCAGTATTGATTTCTCACTTGcatgaaattgaaaatataaaacaatggtagtttgatatttaataaaaaatttgtggtagagaaaaataaaataaaaaagccaCTATTTCTTGTTTAGGTTAATCAATTTATGATTTCAAAGTGAACTCACAAATATGATTCACTGAAAGTAAATTATGACTATTTTATGaatatagtttttatttcaagtgtttgaaattttaaataatcaaatattcaaATGTCTATGTGCTTGAATTTTtggaaataaattattttttcttaaaatttaaattatttttataataatgagTTGACAATTGATTCAAACAAACTTATTTGTCACCAAATTAAATTGGtctattaatgtttttttatgacAAAAGAGTTATGGGTTTATGAGTAGTGTAAACAATTTCCGTTAAAATTGTTTACACTAATTCACTATtagagtaaaattaatttatacaatgTATCAAACTGAACTAGTGCACTACCTTTTTTCTCATGAATCAAACTGAACTTAGAAAATTAAACTCCCCTTATGTTTATTACAAACAAAGCAAATATAATAACTGtttataaacaacaaaaaatttgccttggatttaatttttatatatacactaagagtgtaaattttttttcggTAATAATAAATCACAGccatataatattaaaaaatgttttgattcGTATAATGatcacttttaaaataatgacCATACGtagttataatatattaataatataaaatattttatccacaAATTTAAACTCTTAATAATactttatttgtaaataaaatacttaaaaatcgtgtataattaaaaatagtaatatagAGAAGAGTACAAAATGcattaaaacatcaaatttaagagatttttttatattacatttACAACAAATTTGCCCAAACACATCATCTATTTCATTATGACTCATCAGGGTCAAGGGTCAAGGTATATTGAATAAAGTTATACTATTTCATAGTTTGTGTGCAAAATTCCCATCGCTGCAATGAGGTTCTCAACTGTAAGATGTCCTTCCACCAATGAATCTCAGAAGCCGATGCTGCCCaagaaaaaatcaagaaaaaataagTAGCAAAAATCCATCTCCAAGATGTGCCTGTCATTGTTGGATTCAGTGGTATCATCACCTCTTAGACATCAATGGTTACAAAATACCACAGACATGCCTCTTTAAATTGTCATCACTAAAACCATTCTGCAACCTCTATAAACTAGTCGCTGGACATTATCTGAAGCTTTATCTGATCTGTTCCACCACATAAACACCttccaattaaaaaaaagtatatttcagCCTTAATTTTACGGAGAAAGAAGAGAGTATATTTTTGCAATAATTACAGCCAGAAATTAATGATTCTGTCCTGCAGGATTCTTTTCGAGGTGCAGGGAGACTAACTCATGCAACTATATTATGTTTCATAAGAAGACTTTGATGAAAGGAAATTTGAATGTTCATGAGAAATATGCAAAATGCAAAACCATTACATTACTGCAAGGTAATCAGATTATTACTAGATTTGCATGAGAAATGAGGAGTGAATATCTATTACAATTTCGCCCCTCCCACCCCCAAAAGAATATATGTAAGATGAATTTTCTTTTGCATTCAGATCGATAATGAAGACAGTAATGAAATTATGGAACGCAAAATCAAATTTGCACATAATAAGTGAATAAAATTACTCAACAGGATGaagcacaaaaataaaaatatatcaaaataagaACAATAATCTTAATTACCTGTTTACTAGTGGCATCATCAACTACTTAGTTCTGCATAGCATAAAACTGAGGAGCAAGTTCGGTTAACCATAGGTAGTCAACTCTGGTTAAATTACGGACATACTTGTTATTAGTTTGGATCAGTTCATTAAATATTATGCACTCTGGTTTTTTCCGGAACAATACAGAAGAAGGGTGGATCTGCACCACCTGACCACTTGCCAATGCCCTGTTATGTGATGAAGCAATAAGAGACTTTTTATAGAACTTTTTATACCATAAGATTGTATATACTATATACATGTAAGGATTCCAATTAGCAAATCATAATACCGATAATGAATTTCAAAACTAAACAATGTTTTCTTGAGTGGTGTATGACTTTGCTACATAAGGAATCGATGGCAGGCCGATCTGATGGGCCTGCCGAAGAACTTCTAAAGCTTAATTGGATACCTGTAGGTTCCATCTGGCTGCTTCACAGCTGCATTGAGGAAAAAGGAAGCAACAAGGCATCTGCGAAATTGAAGCATATCATCTCCACAAGAAGCAAGACTCAGACCCATTTGTTCAGCATGTCCTTTAATCTGCCTGCAACAGGTGATTCAGAAATGAGAATGCATAAAATGATTATAGTATATTATAGGTCATAGACACCTTGAAGTATAGTTTAGGCACAATAAAACTACCTGTGAATGTCACGAGCATGTCTAAGAGAACGgctattaataaaattttctttgcACCAT from Cicer arietinum cultivar CDC Frontier isolate Library 1 chromosome 3, Cicar.CDCFrontier_v2.0, whole genome shotgun sequence encodes:
- the LOC101508525 gene encoding ubiquinone biosynthesis protein COQ4 homolog, mitochondrial-like isoform X1, giving the protein MVGGGRIKLKTWQQAAVALGSAVGALLDPRRADLIAALGETTGKPAFERVLQRMKTSPEGRAVLLERPRVISANVGHAWDLPENTFGAAYARFMGSRNFSPDDRPPVRFMDTDELAYVAMRAREVHDFWHTLFDLPTNLIGESALKVIEFRQMYLPMCMMSVIGGTARFSKKQRKLFYQHYFPWAVRAGTQCTDLMCVYYEQHFHEDLEDVRRKLGIVPVHAP
- the LOC101508525 gene encoding ubiquinone biosynthesis protein COQ4 homolog, mitochondrial-like isoform X2, which encodes MPTWERNFRQSWFLWEYYVLSLISRISKLASKDDCCFVSWIHVSAKAVLLERPRVISANVGHAWDLPENTFGAAYARFMGSRNFSPDDRPPVRFMDTDELAYVAMRAREVHDFWHTLFDLPTNLIGESALKVIEFRQMYLPMCMMSVIGGTARFSKKQRKLFYQHYFPWAVRAGTQCTDLMCVYYEQHFHEDLEDVRRKLGIVPVHAP